The proteins below are encoded in one region of Oncorhynchus masou masou isolate Uvic2021 chromosome 15, UVic_Omas_1.1, whole genome shotgun sequence:
- the LOC135555354 gene encoding G1/S-specific cyclin-D2-like, with protein sequence MSVSVSLWCEEEVRGQQGQGAQQGQARGQSQLRAPWDPSVSGQRIIQRLLQVEERYLPSALYVALIQREPERREELAKWAMEVCCECGCDETVFPLSVSMLDRFLSASLSLPVSPYCLAAACILIASKLTECDTISADSLCAAAEYSFLPSNIREMERVILATLRWDVAAVTAQDFIPHFLPPVGERKDGKADTEELFSTLRRHSDTLVAMCVCDYRFLGAPPSLVAAAALNSALRGLGNEGLDHLGHMSATLAELCQTDLMVLQCYSELIEAALKQRLRGGLQDSAMEKDGEIEDERAGTPTDMREIDF encoded by the exons atgtctgtgtctgtgtctctgtggtgTGAGGAGGAAGTCCGAGGCCAGCAAGGTCAGGGAGCCcagcagggccaggccaggggccAGTCACAGCTCCGGGCCCCCTGGGACCCCAGTGTGTCTGGGCAGCGGATCATCCAGAGGCTGCTACAGGTGGAGGAGAGATATCTGCCCTCCGCCCTCTACGTCGCCCTCATTCAGAGAGAGCCGGAGCGCAGAGAGGAGCTAGCCAAGTGGGCTATGGAA GTATGCTGTGAATGTGGCTGTGAcgaaacagtgtttcccctgtctgtctctatgttggACCGcttcctgtctgcctccctgtctctccctgtctcaccctACTGCCTGGCTGCAGCCTGCATCCTCATCGCCTCCAAACTAACAGAATGTGACACAATCTCTGCTGACTCTCTTTGTGCTGCAGCTGAGTACAGCTTCCTGCCCTCCAACATACGG GAGATGGAACGTGTCATCCTTGCAACTCTTCGATGGGACGTTGCTGCGGTAACCGCTCAGGACTTCATTCCACATTTCCTTCCCCCTGTAGGGGAGAGGAAGGATGGAAAGGCAGACACAGAGGAGTTATTCTCCACACTGCGTCGGCATAGTGACACCCTGGTTGCCATGTGTGTCTGTGACTACCGTTTCCTGGGAGCCCCTCCATCCCTGGTTGCTGCGGCAGCGCTGAACTCTGCCCTTCGGGGTTTGGGCAACGAGGGTCTAGATCATCTGGGTCATATGAGTGCTACACTGGCAGAACTGTGTCAGACTGACCTG ATGGTGTTGCAGTGTTACAGTGAATTGATAGAAGCTGCCCTCAAACAACGGCTCAGAGGTGGACTCCAAGACAGTGccatggagaaggatggagaaatAGAGGATGAAAGAGCAGGCACTCCTACTGATATGAGAGAGATTGATTTCTAA